In Thermococcus profundus, the genomic stretch CGGTCCCTCGTCGACGGAGCAGAACACGCAGCTTAAGTTGCAACCGCTCACTCCCCTGACCTGAATGAGGTTGGTGCCCCTGTCGATCAGGCCAAATGCGTTGTAGCCGAGGAGGGGAATATCAAGCCCCTCGTGGATGTAGAGAATTTTCCTGCCGGTGTAGCGGTTTCTGAGCCTAGCCCCAAGGTTGTTCTGTATGTAAATGGCGAGGAAGGGCTCGATCTTCTCGTAGTCGGTGTCCACCACGAGGGATCCGTCCCTAACTCCGATTTCGGGGCTCACCCTAAACTTCCGTCGGATGGCCCTCTCGATCTCGCCCTTCTCAAAGTCAGCGTAGAGGGTGTCGCGCCAGATCAGCCTTACTAAATCGCCGTGATCCTCGAACCGCGAATTGGGAAACCTGACCTCTATCATGCCCGTGGCTTGGAGCGACCTCTTAAAAACCGCACGATGGACAAAAAATCCATCCGAAACGCTTTTAAATATGGCCAGGACTGGACCCATGCGGACATGGAAACATTTTAATATCAGTGATGCAAAAAGGTTAGTGATGAACTACAATGGGTGATGAGGATGTGGGGAAAGATCGAGCATTACTTTGATGAGTATCCAGTGAGGAAGGTTATAGCGAAAACCCTGCTCAAGTACGGCCTCAGGGTCTCCGATGACCTGAAGATAAAGGCAGGCGACATCGAGGTCCCCTACACGAAGATCGCAAAGGCCCTGGACGTTGACAGAAGGGTGGTCAAGGAGACCGTCGGGATGATACTCAAGATACCCGAGCTCAAGGAGATATACACCAACCTCGAGCCGACGGTTCACATGAAGTACGTTGGAAGGCACGTTGGCTACGGCGTCATCGAGATTGAACCCGAGCCGAGGGCCGTTGGAATACTGGCAAAGATAGCTCAGAAGATCGCGGACAGGGGAATAAACATCGTCCAGGTTGTCGCAGAGGATCCGGAGCTCTATCCAGAGGCTACCCTCACGATAATCACCGAGAAGCCGATACCGGGGGATCTCATAAACGAGCTCTCAAAGCTTGAGGGAGTCAAGAGGATTTCAATCTACTGAGCCCTCTTCTCCGTTTACCCACTGTTTTTGCAGTCTGTTCTTTCCACGGAGTACAAGGGGTCGCCACCAACAGGCGTGAATGTCCGCAGGGAAATTTCTGGCTTCAATTATTCATTGCGCCATAAAGAACCCTTCCCAACATCAAAGAACAAATCTGATACCTCTATTTTAACCAAGGGTTTTAAACCTTAGTTCTTCGTAGGTAACGTTTATAAGCAATTGTTTTGAACCAGAGATTAGCTTCATTTAACCTGTTCAAATGTGTCCACCAACCGTTGGAGGTTGATGATATGGAAGAAGCAAGCAAAATAAGCAGGTATCTGTACACGGTGATCATACTGTTCTTGATATGGCTGTTCCTAACGGCCAGCACTGACGCTCAGGAACTCGAAATGGGGCTGGTGCTCTCCCTCATAATAGGGGCCCTCACATATCCGATATTCACCACAAGGGGACTAGCGAACCTTCATCCCAAGAGGGTTGCCTACGCAGTGGCATACGCGCCGTACTTCCTCTGGGCCATGATCATGGCGAACCTCGACGTTGCTTACAGGGTTCTCCACCCTGCAAGGCCGATAAGACCCGGCATCGTCCACTGCAAGACCGTTCTTAAGACCAACCCCGGCAAGCTCGCCCTTGCGAACTCAATAACCCTGACACCGGGAACCATAACCCTCGACGTTGACGATGACGA encodes the following:
- a CDS encoding ACT domain-containing protein, translated to MWGKIEHYFDEYPVRKVIAKTLLKYGLRVSDDLKIKAGDIEVPYTKIAKALDVDRRVVKETVGMILKIPELKEIYTNLEPTVHMKYVGRHVGYGVIEIEPEPRAVGILAKIAQKIADRGINIVQVVAEDPELYPEATLTIITEKPIPGDLINELSKLEGVKRISIY
- a CDS encoding Na+/H+ antiporter subunit E, whose product is MEEASKISRYLYTVIILFLIWLFLTASTDAQELEMGLVLSLIIGALTYPIFTTRGLANLHPKRVAYAVAYAPYFLWAMIMANLDVAYRVLHPARPIRPGIVHCKTVLKTNPGKLALANSITLTPGTITLDVDDDDYFIHWIWVPDEALTENEEEHVKAASRNITEPFEKFLKVIFG